The sequence CCGTTCACGTTCGGCGATCGAGTCGAGGTCGATCTGGTCGACGACCTTCTCGTAGTCGGCGATCGCACCGTCGGGTACGTCGATACCCAGATCGCGCTGGGCCTTGAGCACAGCGATCCACAGTTGGCGCTCGAGAGCGATCTTGTGACGCGACGACCAGAGTTCCGCGAGGTCGGCGGACGCATAACGACTGGCCAGAACGTTGGAGATGGCAGGCTTCGACACGTGGACAGTGTAGTCGCGCGCGCCGCCGACCGAATCCGGACCCGGGCGGTCACGACGGGACCCGATCAGCTCAGAGCGCGAAACACGCCCAACCCGAGCCGTAGCCCTGGTGCACACGCAGGACCGTCACCGGCCCCTGGACGCCGCCCTGTTTGGCGTACAACAACCGATTTCCGATCCGCCGCGGCACCCATCGAACCGTCGCGATGGCCCCGTCGGCCTGCGCCGCACCGATGAACCGTTCCGGGTAGCCCTGCGCGCGTTCCCAGAAGGTGACCGGACCCGACGTGTTGACGTCGACGGTCAGGTTGTAGAGGCATCCGGTGCCATAGACCACCGACGAGAACGGCACGCCCGCGTCGACCTTGCCCACCGGGGCGGCACCTGCCGACCCCGGCGACGCCACCGCCAACCCCACGATCGAGAGCGCCGTCGCGAGAAGGGCGGACAGTGTGGCCGTCCCGCGTCGCCCCACCGTTTGTCGCTTCGACACCATGTCCCCTCCACTCGTACGTTCGTTTGTCATTCACGCGGCGCGAGAACCTCGATGACCTCGTGCAGCGCTTCCCTCGCGGCCGCATACGGACTGCCCTGCCGCTGACCGAGCGCCCCGACGACGGCCCCGTCCTCCACGGCGATCAGTTGCCGGACATGCATCGGTTCGGCGAGCCGGAAGGACTTCTGCAACACATCGGAATGCATCTCCGCCAGCAGGACCCGGCGGTCGATCACGACCTCACGCAACCGCGGATAGCGGGCGGCCAAGGCGATCGTCTCGTACCGCGCGGACAGTGTCTGGATGGTCGTGTCGGGGCCGATGAACACCTCGGCGAGGGCGTCGGCGGTGGCCTGCCCGCCACGTCGTCGTCGGGGCAGGGCATCTCGACGCGCAGCGATGCAGTCCTCGTCGTTGCGGCACACGTGGGCAGCCGCCTCGGCCATCAGATCCTCCAGGGACCCGAAGTAGTACGTGGTCGACGCGAGGGGCAATTGCGCACGATCCGCGACGGCGCGATGGCGCACGGCGTCGAATCCCCCTTCGAGCAGCAATGCGCCGGCGGCCTCGATCAGGCGGGACCGCCGTCGCAGTCCCTTCGGGGTGGCCGCCGACGTCATGGAAACATGCTGCCAAAGGCATTACCTGCAACGGGTTGCTTTGGCAAAAGCCGCTACGCGGTCGACGAATTCAGGGTATCGGCGGACACCGCCGCAGGTCAGCGGTCACTCCGCGGCCGACCGAAGTGGCACCCGACATCGATGTCTTCGATGAGCCGGGGACTCGGGTTTCCGGTCCAGAAATCCGGCGAGAGATCCGGCCAGAGGTATGCAGCGCCCTCCTGCATGGCGACCGCGCTCGACCACGCAGCGCGAAGCGGCCGGGCGGTAAGCCAGAGGTCACGGGCCATACCTTGCCGTCTATATACCCCGTGGGGTATTGTTCCGCTCACGAGATTCGATACCCCCTGGGGTATATGGGAGGGCAAGGTTGTGACAACTACCGCACACGCAGAGGAGAGAGCCGACCGGAGTCGGCCGGGCCGCCTCGGATGGCTCGGCAACTGGACCGCGACCCATCGACGCTGGGTGTTCGCGACCTGGACACTGCTCGTGATCTGCCTCGGCGCCGTGGCACCGTCGGTGTTCGATTCCCTGGCCGGCGCGGGCTGGCAGGCCAACGGCTCAGAGTCAGTGGCGGTGCGCGACCTCGCGCAGGAGCACTTCGGCGGGAGCTCCTCCGCCGCCGTGCAGGTGGTGATCCACGCGGATTCCCAACAGATCTCCAGCCCCGAGGTGCAACAGACGATCGACGAGATCACCCGCCTCGCCGCGTCGGACAACCGGTTCGGCGACGTCGTCCCACCGCAACAGGGGATGACGATCAGCCAAGACGGGCACACCGGAATCGTCCTGGTCGGCGCCGCGGGCACGGCCGACGACATGGTGAAGGCGGTCGACGATCACAAGAACGATCTGACCGCCTTGTCCGGCAACGGAATCGACGTCTATCCGACCGGCGCGTCTGCGTTGTGGAGCGACTTCAACAAGGCCAATCACGAGGCCATGATCAAGGCCGAGATGGTCTCGTGGCCGATCACGCTGGCGATCATGGTGATCGCGTTCGGATCATTGGTGGCCGCGGGTCTTCCGCTGCTGTTGACCATCGCCGGTCTCGTGGCCTCTGCCGGCGCACTCGTGGTGCTCAACATGGTCACGCCGATTTCGGTGTGGGCCATGAACTTTGCCATGATGTTCGCGCTCGCACTCGGCATCGACTACGCCCTGTTCGTCGTGTCGCGCTTCAGGGCCGCGCTGGCCGAACGCACTGATCCGGTCGCCGCCACCGCAGAGACGATGGACACCGCGGGCAAGGCCGTCCTGCTGTCCGGCCTCACTGTTCTGGTGAGCCTGTCCGCTGTCCTCTTGGTGCCCGCCCCGGCAGTACGGACGATGGCAGTAGGCATCATGGTGGCAGTGGTCTTCGTCCTGGCCGCAACCATGACGTTGTTGCCCGCAGCGCTCGGCGCTCTCGGCACCAGAGTCAACGCAGTCTCGTTGCCCTGGGCGAAACGCCAGAAACATCGGTCGCCGACGTTCGCCGCATGGGGCAACCTGCTGCATCGCCATCCGTGGCCGTTCGCGCTCGCCTCGCTCGCGATCCTGATCGCGTTGGCGTTGCCGGTCATCGGGATCAAGGTCGCCATGCCCTCGATCAGCGTGGTGCCCGAGGACGCACCGGTCCGCCAGGGCTATGAGGTCGTCCAGGAGTCGATGGGCGAAGGCGCGCCCGGCGCCCTGCAGATCGTTGTCCCGCAGGCACAGGCGGACCAAACCTCGGCCGCCGCATCGACGGTACCGGGTGTCGCCGCGGTCACTCCCCCGCAACCGGCTGCCGACGATTCGGGATACGCAATGCTGCAGGCGATTCCGGACGTCGATCCATCCGATCCACTGATGAACGACATCGTTGCGGATCTGCGCGGATCACTGCCGGCCGACGCGCTCGTCGGCGGCGCACCCGCCGAGAACATCGATCTTCAGCAAGCCTTGAACGATTGGTTCCCCATCGTGGTCGCAGTGATCCTCACCCTCGGATTCCTGCTGCTGTTGATCGCACTGCAAGCGCCGTTGATCGCGCTACTGGGTACGGTGGTGAGCCTGCTGTCCACCGCCGCCGCATTCGGGGTCGCGCGCCTGATCTTCCAGGACGGTCACGGGTCCGGGCTGCTCGGCTTCCAAGCGCAGGGCTTCCTGGACGGCTGGGGTCCGGTGTTCTTCTTCGCGATGATCTTCGCGATCGCGATGGACTACACCGTCTTCCTGCTCGCGACGGCGAAGGAGCACTACGAACGCTCGAACGACCCGAAGGTAGCGCACATCGACGGGCTCGCCCACTCCGGGCGGATCATCTTCGCTGCCGCAGCCGTGATGGTCGCAGTGTTCTTCACCTTCGCGCTCGCACAGCCGTTGCCACCGAAGGAGATGGGCATCATCCTGGGCGTCGCCGTCCTGTTGGACGCCACGCTGATCCGATTGGTGCTACTGCCCGTCCTGCTACGACTCACCGGCCACGGCGCGTGGTGGAGTCCGGCATGGCTGCGCCGCATCCTTCCCGCGATCTCCTTCGGTCACTGACGACGACACATACCCCAAGGGGTATACAATGGGTCAGACAACCGCACCGAAAGAAGGACCGGCATGGTAGGCGATGAAGAGTCGATCACCGTGGTACTCAACAGATTGCGTCGCGCCCACGGGCAGCTCGCCGGAGTCATCACGATGATCGAGCAGGGCCGCGACTGCAAGGACGTCGTCACCCAACTGGCGGCGGTCTCACGCGCGCTGGACAGGGCAGGCTTCAAGATCGTGGCAACCGGCCTGCGCGAATGCCTCACCGGCGAGCAGGCCGAGAACACCGAGCCGATGACCGAGGAGCAGCTCGAGAAGCTCTTCCTCGCCCTCGCATGACCACTCGATTCAACCCGTCACCGATGACCACGACGCACAGGAGATGAGACCGATGCAGCTCGCCTACGCCACCACATTGCAGACCACGTTCGACGACGCCGTGGCACGCACGCGAGAAGCGCTGTCCGAGCAGGGCTTCGGCGTGCTCACCGAGATCGACGTGACGGCGACACTTAAGCAGAAACTCGACCAGGACATGGAGAACTACTTGATCCTGGGCGCCTGCAACCCTCCGTTGGCCCACGGCGCACTCGACGTCGATCGGCAGATCGGGCTGCTGCTGCCGTGCAATGTCGTCGTCCGCGACGACACCGCCACTGCGGGGAACGTGATCGTCGAGGCGATGAACCCGGACATCATGGTCACCGTCACCGATGCGCCGGGCCTTCGGGACGTTGCGGCCGCCGCGTCCGAGAAACTGCAGGCCGCCATCGCGGCGCTGTCCTGACGACCCTCGACCACCGAGCCCCGACCCGCGGCTCACTTCGATGACTGAGATGACACATATTTGTGTTATCTCAGTCATCGGTGCATAGTTGGTCCATGCCCGATGACGCACAGCTCACCTTCGCCGATCACATGGCGCGCTATTACGCGCGGCGGTTCAGCTTTCCCCGATGGTCGGACGGGTCATCGGTTACCTGTCCGTCTGCGACCCACCAGGACAGAGCATCGCCGAACTGAGCGAAGCTCTGCTCGCCAGCCGCAGCGCGATCAGTGGCGCGATCGAGAACCTCGAGAACCTGGGCGTCGTCAGACGCACCCGGACGCGCGGCGAACGGATGGACCGCATCGCCGTCGACTTGTCGACGCCGCGCTCGCTCGGTTTCGACATGAGCGAGTACGAGGAGTTGGCCGAACTCGCCCGCGAAGGCCTCGAGGTCATCGGCAACGCGACCGCGGAACGTCGCGCGGCGCTGTCCGAGACCGCTGCCCTCGCCGACTTCCTCGTCGACCGGATGCCTGCCCTCTACGAGGAATGGAAGAAGCACCGTGCAGCACTGGTCGCCTCGGGTGACCTCTACGACCCGAACGCCGAGGCGACAGCCGGCGAGAACGGAGACCGGACATGACCACGCAAAACAGGCGGCAGACGGCGATCGAGGCCGGCGGGTTGGTGAAACGATACGACGACAAGCTAGTCCTCGACGGCCTCGACCTGAGCGTCCTGCGCGGTGAGGTCTTCGCGCTGTTGGGGCCCAACGGTTCCGGCAAGACCACCACCGTGAACATCCTGTCGACCCTGATCGAGGCCGATGCCGGACACGTCGTCGTCGGCGGTCACGATCTGGCCGTCGACCCGAACGGGATCCGATCCATCATCGGCGTGACCGGGCAGTTCGCCGCCCTCGACGACCTGCTCACCGGCCGGGAGAACCTCCAGCTGATGGCCGCGCTCAACCACCTCGGCCGCGGTCCCGGACGCGCACGGGTGGATGGATTGCTGGCTGATTTCGACCTCGTCGACGCTGCCGACCGGGCGGTGTCCACGTACTCCGGGGGCATGCGCCGACGTCTCGATCTCGCCATGACGCTGGTGTCGACACCGGAGGTGATATTTCTCGACGAACCGACCACCGGTCTCGACCCGCGCAGCCGGCGGACCCTGTGGGACACCATCTCCGGTCTGGCGAGCGACGGGGTGACGATCTTCCTGACCACGCAGTACCTCGAGGAGGCCGATCGTCTCGCCGATCGCGTCGCCGTCCTCGACCGGGGTTCGATCGTCGCCCAGGGCACGCCATCCGAACTGAAGAACCTCGTCCCGGGCTCATCGATCCGCCTCGTCTTCGCCGACGAGGAGACCTTCGAGCGCGCGCGGGCGGTGTTTCCCGACGCGGGCGCCGTCGCCGGTGCGCGCCGACTGGATCTGTCGACGGACGACACGGTTCGGTCCTTGCGAGAAGCGCTGGGGCGCATCGAGTCCGAACAGCTCGACCTCGTCGACGTCTCGGTGCACACGGCCAGCCTCGACGACGTCTTCTTCGCCTTGACCGGTCGCACCGAGCCCCGACCCGGCATCACCCCCACCCCGCATCGAGGAGCAGCCTGATGTCCACACTCACCTACGCCGTCGAGGACTCCGCGACGATGCTGCGCCGAAGCCTGCGGCGCATCGTCCGCTATCCGTCGATGACGGTTCTGCTGGTCGGCATGCCGATCGTGTTCCTGTTGCTGTTCGTCTATGTGTTCGGCGGGCAGTTGGGCGCCGACATGGTCACCCCCTCCGGCAACACGGGACGAGCCGCCTACCTCGACTACGTCGTACCCGGTGTCCTGCTGATCACGGTGGCGGCCGCGGTGCAGGGCACCTCGATCTCCGTCGCCATGGACATGACGTCGGGCATCATCGCACGATTCCGGACGATGGCCATCAGCCGATCATCGGTGCTCACCGGGCACGTGATCGGGAGCCTGCTCCAGACGCTCGCCAGTCTCATCGTGGTACTCGTCGTCGCCATCGCCCTGGGGTTCCGCCCGTCGGCGACGCCGATCGAGTGGCTGGCGGCACTCGGCATGTTGGCCCTGTTCTCGGTGGCGCTGATCTGGCTGGCGGTGTATCTCGGCCTGTCGGCGAAGAGTGTCGAGACCGCCAGCAACACCCCGATGTTCCTGACCTTGCTGCCGTTCCTGGGCAGTGGGTTCGTGCCGACCGAGTCGATGCCTGCCGGTCTCCGGCAGTTCGCCGAGTATCAGCCGTTCACCCCGGTCGCCGAGACGTTGCGCGGGCTGCTCAGCGGCACCGCGATCGGAACCGGCACCGCGGTCGCCGCGCTCGCGTGGAGCGTCGGGATCGCCGTCGTCTCGTATGTCGCCGCCATGCGCACCTACGACCGTCGTCGGGTGGCCTGATCGGCCCGTCGCGCCACATCCGTCACACCTCGGCGTGGCGCGTCCGGCGTGTTTCGAACCACCGATCCCGCACCAGTAATCTGTGGAGTCGATGAAGCCGCACAACGACTCACCGATGCACCCGGCTGACCCGACCGAGTTCCGTCTCGGTCGGGTCAGCCGGCGTTCGGTGCTGGCCGGAGGACTGGGCGCCGCCGTGATCGGCGGACTCGCGGCGTGCTCGGGCGACGAGCCCACCGCGGTCGAGCCGCGCAAGCTCGAGACCCGCGCCGCCGACGACGAGCTGCCGTCGGAGACCAGCCCACCCAAGATCGCGAGTGGCCCGCCGCTGGTGACCGGGAGTTTCGTCTCCGAGAAGATGGGCGGGCGCCAGACCCGATGGGCCGTGGCCCGGCCGAGCGGTGTGTCGGGTCGGCTTCCCGTCGTCGTCGTGCTGCATGCACTGAACACCAACGAGAAGTCCATCTTCTCGTCGAAACTCGAGATGCAGAACGTCCTGCAGAAGTACGTCGATGCCGGGAATGCCCCGTTCGCCCTCGCCGCGGCCGACGCCGCGCGCAACTACTACCATCCACGCGCCGACGGCACCGACGGTGCGGGGATGATTCTCGACGAGTTCCTGCCGATGCTGGCGTCGAACCCAGAACTCGATCTGTCGACCGACCGGATCGGTCTGTTCGGCTGGTCCATGGGCGGATACGGAGCGCTCCGGCTGGGCGCGCTGCTCGGTGCGCCCCGGGTCGCCGCAGTTGCCGTCGCCTCACCGGCGCTGTGGGCAGATCCGCGCAACTATCCGCCCCGCGCCTTCGACTCGCTCGAGGATTACAAGGCCAATTCGCTTTTCGGCCAGCAAGCCGCGTTCGCCAAGATCCCGCTGCTGATCTCGATCGGGTCGTCGGACCAGTTCTTCACCTACACGAGGCAGTGGGCGGCCGGGCTGCACCCGCCGGCCGCATTCGGGACGTCGGCCGGCGGTCACACCAATCGCTACTGGCGCAGTGTGCTGCCAGAACAGGTCGAGTTCCTGGGTCGCAACCTCGCCCGGTGACCCACTCCCCACTCCCCACTCCACGCACCTCTCCCACCCCGAAGACCTACCCCGCAGCCGCGACGGTTTCCGTCATCCGCGACGGCATTTGGGGTCGCGGATGACGGAAACCGTCGCGGCTGCGGGGTGGGGTGTGTGGGGTGGAGGTGGGGTGGGAGGTGTGGGTGGGTGGTTCAGAGGGTGATGCGGCCGTCGAGGGCGGCTTTGCCGATGTCGGTGCGGTAATGCGAGCCGGGCAGTTTGATGCTCGCGATACGGTCATAGGCCTGCGTCCGGGCCTCCGCGAGGTCGGCACCGGTGCCGACCACGGCGAGCACCCGGCCGCCGGCCGACACGACCGCGCCGTCGGCGTCGCGCGCGGTACCGGCATGCAGGACGCCGTCGCCGTCGGCGCCGGTGATCACGTCGCCGGTGCGCGGCTTGCCCGGATAGTTCTCGGCCGCGACCACGACCGTGACAGCGGCGCCGTCGGTCCATTGCAGAGGCGGCAACTGGTCGAGCGTCCCCGTCGCGGTCGCGTTGAGCGCTTGTCCCAGTGGGGATCTCAGCAGCGCGAGGACCGCCTGCGTCTCGGGGTCACCGAACCGGCAGTTGAACTCGACGACGGACGGGCCGTCCTTGCCGATCGCGAGGCCCGCATAGAGCAAACCGGAGAACGGTGTCCCCCGTCGGGCGAGTTCCGCGGCGACGGGTTTGACCACGTCGTCGACGATCTGCTGGGTCACCTCGGCGGGCAGCCAAGGCAGCGGCGTGTACGCGCCCATACCGCCGGTGTTGGGGCCCGCGTCGTCGTCGCCGACCCGCTTGTGATCCTGCGCGGGCAGCAGTGGCACCACGGTCTCGCCGTCGACCAGCGAGAAGAGTGACACCTCGGGGCCGTCGAGAAAGCTCTCCAGCAAGACCGGGTGGCCGTTCTCCAGCAGCTCGGCCGCGTGGTCGCGGGCGGTCAGCCGATCGGCGGTCACCACGACACCCTTGCCTGCAGCCAATCCGTCGTCCTTGACCACCCACGTCGGGCCGAACCGGTTGAGCGCCGCGTCGAGCTTGGCGGGGTTGTCGACGATCTCGCTGTGGGCGGTACGCACCCCCGCAGCCGCCATGACGTCCTTGGCGAAGGCCTTCGATCCCTCGATCTGCGCCGCCGCGGCACTCGGACCGAAGGTGGCGAAACCGGCGTCGCGCAACGCATCCGCGACACCGAGGACCAACGGCACCTCGGGTCCGATGACGACGAGGTCGGCGGCGATGCTCGTCGCCAACGCCACAACCGCCTCCGCGGACGCGACGTCGACATCGTGGTTGGTGGCGATCGCGGCCGTCCCGGCGTTACCGGGGGCGACGTGCAGCCCGGTCACCGAGGGGTCCGCCGACAATCCGATGAGCAGGGCATGTTCGCGGCCGCCCGAGCCGATCACGAGTACGCGCACGGTGTCGACTCTAATAGGCGGACGTATGGCCGGTCGGCGGGGCGGTGGCGGGTGCACCGACCGATCAGGAGCGGTCGGTGCCCCGCATCCCGATCGCCGCCAATGCCTCGGCCCGTCGCGGCACTCCCATGATCTCGTCGATGACGACGATCATGACCGGCGCGAGGGCCGTGACGACCACCGCGAACACCACCGACACACCTGTCGCGGCCAGCCAGACGCCGGCAGCGAGGACGGCGACCGCACCCAGCGCGAGAACCATGCTCATCGGGTCGAACGGCAGGAGATAGTCGTACATCGCGAGCAGACCGAGGCAGTAGACGCCCAGCGGCACGGCAAGCGTGGCGACCACCGCACCGGGGCCGATATGGGTCTCGTGCTCGATGTAGAGCGCCGCCACGTGCAGGCCTGCCCCGACGGCGGCGGCAGCCATGAAGATCAGGATGTGTCCGTACCCCCACCCGAAACTCTTCTCCCGATGCGCCTGCAGGGCGTCGCCGACGGGCACGATGAAGTACATCCACCACATCGCGAAGGTGACGCCCATCCCGGCCAGGCCGAGCACCGCCGTCTCCACCGACCAGCCCTCCACCTCGACCACGGCGCCGAGCACCGCCACGGTTCCGACCACACCCTCGCCGAGGGTGATGATGGTCAACAGCGAGTAGCGCTCGGCGATGTGGTGCGGATGCCAGGGCGTGCCCGTGGTGGTGCGTTCGCCCAGGAACGGACCGACGAGCTCCACCGCGACGCATGCGAGCATCGCGAACAGCGTCGCCAGCGGTGACATGTCGGCGATCAGCACGCCGACCCAGCCGATCTGCGCCACCAGCGTCATCCCGGCATAGAGAAGAGCGGATCGCCGATGCAGCTCGCTCTGTACCGCGACTCGCACCCACTGCGCGACCATCCCGACGCGCATCACGATGTACCCGATCACCAGGACCCGGTTGTCGACGTGGTCGTGCTGGGCGAGGGACTCGAAGACGGGCGGGATACCGAGGGCGATGATCGCGACTCCGACCATCTGGACCAGGGTCACCACGCGGAAGAACCAGTCGTCGGTATCGAATGCCGAAGCGAACCAGGCGAAGTTGATCCACGCCCAGATCGCCGCGAACGTGCACAGCAGATAGGCGAAGATCGCCGTCTGATAATGACCTTCGGCGAGCTGATGGGCGACCTGCGTTCCCGCGGTGGAGAAGGCGACCACGAAGACGAGGTCGTAGAACAACTCGAGACTGGTGGCGGCGCGGCCCTCTTCATGGGGGTCGCGTCCGGTCATCCGCCGTAGGGGGTGTCCGATCGTGAAGCTCACGGTCGAAACTCTAACGACATCCACGGCCAGAGCGACGACGAGCGCGCGGCGGGAACACGGAAACCTCACCCGTCGTCACAGACCTTCCACGGGGCAGAGGTGGGTGACGACGGATGAGGTTTTCGGCGTGGCCGTGTCCGGTCAGCCGGTGGTCGCCGTCAGGTCGTAGACGGTGGTGCCGTCGACAGTCGTGGCGGTGAAGGTCTCCTTCACCCATGCGGCGATCTGCGCGGACGGCTGTGTCGTGTCCGAGCTGCCGAATCCACGACCGCCACCGATGAAGTAGTGGATCTTCTTCTCGGCCACCAGTTTCTGGAACTGCTCGAGCGTCGGAGAAGGGTCGGTACCGTTGAACCCGCCGATCGGCATCACCGAGTGACCGGACTCCAGTTGATAACCCGAGGCCTCGTTGGAGCCGACCGCCGCGGCCACCCAGGTGAACTGGTCGGCGTCGGTGCGCAACATGGCGACGAGTGCCTCGCTCGGACGCGAACCGTTCAGCAGGCCGCCGGGGCCGCCCATCCCTCCGGGGCCACCCTCCGCCGACATCCCACCGGGACCGGCCGCTGCGCCGGGCATGCCCATACCGCCCGGCATGCCACCTCGCGTGACCCCCCGCATGGCACCCCCTCGGTGATGACCACCGGGACCGCCTCCGCCCGGGCCGAACTCGCCGTCCACCCGCGGACCCGCCGTGATGATCGAGCCCTCCTTCGCCGTCGACACGGTATCGATCGTGTAGGCGACCGGGCCGGCCAGTGCCGCGGCGAGCGCGGTGACCACGGCCAGCGCCGACAGGTAGGGCCGATGCGCGACGAGCATGGCGGCACCGGCGACGACCCCGACGATCAGCACCATCCAACGCAGCCACGGCACGAAGTCGGGTGAGCGGTCCAGCAGCGTGAAGCCCCAGATGGCCGCGATCCAGACGGCGGCGGCCAGGGCGATCCGCACCCAGATCCGGTCACGGGCCGACCAGCACACGGCGCCACCACCGGCCACCACGGCAGCGACGGCCGGAGCCAGGGCTGCGGTGTAGTAGCTGTGGAAGATGCCGGCCATGAAGCTGAACACCGCCATGGTGACCAGCAGCCAGAGTCCCCACACGGACAGGTAGGCGCGCCGCAGGTCGGTGCGCCGAGCCCTGCCGATGACGACCAGCGCGGCGACGCCGAGAACGAGGGCAGTGGGGATCAGCCAGGCGATCTGACCACCCTGGGCCGGCTCGAACATCCGGAGC is a genomic window of Gordonia sp. SID5947 containing:
- a CDS encoding ATP-binding cassette domain-containing protein — translated: MTTQNRRQTAIEAGGLVKRYDDKLVLDGLDLSVLRGEVFALLGPNGSGKTTTVNILSTLIEADAGHVVVGGHDLAVDPNGIRSIIGVTGQFAALDDLLTGRENLQLMAALNHLGRGPGRARVDGLLADFDLVDAADRAVSTYSGGMRRRLDLAMTLVSTPEVIFLDEPTTGLDPRSRRTLWDTISGLASDGVTIFLTTQYLEEADRLADRVAVLDRGSIVAQGTPSELKNLVPGSSIRLVFADEETFERARAVFPDAGAVAGARRLDLSTDDTVRSLREALGRIESEQLDLVDVSVHTASLDDVFFALTGRTEPRPGITPTPHRGAA
- a CDS encoding alpha/beta hydrolase-fold protein, whose protein sequence is MHPADPTEFRLGRVSRRSVLAGGLGAAVIGGLAACSGDEPTAVEPRKLETRAADDELPSETSPPKIASGPPLVTGSFVSEKMGGRQTRWAVARPSGVSGRLPVVVVLHALNTNEKSIFSSKLEMQNVLQKYVDAGNAPFALAAADAARNYYHPRADGTDGAGMILDEFLPMLASNPELDLSTDRIGLFGWSMGGYGALRLGALLGAPRVAAVAVASPALWADPRNYPPRAFDSLEDYKANSLFGQQAAFAKIPLLISIGSSDQFFTYTRQWAAGLHPPAAFGTSAGGHTNRYWRSVLPEQVEFLGRNLAR
- a CDS encoding metal-sensitive transcriptional regulator; translated protein: MVGDEESITVVLNRLRRAHGQLAGVITMIEQGRDCKDVVTQLAAVSRALDRAGFKIVATGLRECLTGEQAENTEPMTEEQLEKLFLALA
- the purD gene encoding phosphoribosylamine--glycine ligase; this translates as MRVLVIGSGGREHALLIGLSADPSVTGLHVAPGNAGTAAIATNHDVDVASAEAVVALATSIAADLVVIGPEVPLVLGVADALRDAGFATFGPSAAAAQIEGSKAFAKDVMAAAGVRTAHSEIVDNPAKLDAALNRFGPTWVVKDDGLAAGKGVVVTADRLTARDHAAELLENGHPVLLESFLDGPEVSLFSLVDGETVVPLLPAQDHKRVGDDDAGPNTGGMGAYTPLPWLPAEVTQQIVDDVVKPVAAELARRGTPFSGLLYAGLAIGKDGPSVVEFNCRFGDPETQAVLALLRSPLGQALNATATGTLDQLPPLQWTDGAAVTVVVAAENYPGKPRTGDVITGADGDGVLHAGTARDADGAVVSAGGRVLAVVGTGADLAEARTQAYDRIASIKLPGSHYRTDIGKAALDGRITL
- a CDS encoding TetR family transcriptional regulator, producing MTSAATPKGLRRRSRLIEAAGALLLEGGFDAVRHRAVADRAQLPLASTTYYFGSLEDLMAEAAAHVCRNDEDCIAARRDALPRRRRGGQATADALAEVFIGPDTTIQTLSARYETIALAARYPRLREVVIDRRVLLAEMHSDVLQKSFRLAEPMHVRQLIAVEDGAVVGALGQRQGSPYAAAREALHEVIEVLAPRE
- a CDS encoding DUF302 domain-containing protein gives rise to the protein MQLAYATTLQTTFDDAVARTREALSEQGFGVLTEIDVTATLKQKLDQDMENYLILGACNPPLAHGALDVDRQIGLLLPCNVVVRDDTATAGNVIVEAMNPDIMVTVTDAPGLRDVAAAASEKLQAAIAALS
- a CDS encoding ABC transporter permease translates to MSTLTYAVEDSATMLRRSLRRIVRYPSMTVLLVGMPIVFLLLFVYVFGGQLGADMVTPSGNTGRAAYLDYVVPGVLLITVAAAVQGTSISVAMDMTSGIIARFRTMAISRSSVLTGHVIGSLLQTLASLIVVLVVAIALGFRPSATPIEWLAALGMLALFSVALIWLAVYLGLSAKSVETASNTPMFLTLLPFLGSGFVPTESMPAGLRQFAEYQPFTPVAETLRGLLSGTAIGTGTAVAALAWSVGIAVVSYVAAMRTYDRRRVA
- a CDS encoding MarR family transcriptional regulator gives rise to the protein MVGRVIGYLSVCDPPGQSIAELSEALLASRSAISGAIENLENLGVVRRTRTRGERMDRIAVDLSTPRSLGFDMSEYEELAELAREGLEVIGNATAERRAALSETAALADFLVDRMPALYEEWKKHRAALVASGDLYDPNAEATAGENGDRT
- a CDS encoding low temperature requirement protein A, coding for MTGRDPHEEGRAATSLELFYDLVFVVAFSTAGTQVAHQLAEGHYQTAIFAYLLCTFAAIWAWINFAWFASAFDTDDWFFRVVTLVQMVGVAIIALGIPPVFESLAQHDHVDNRVLVIGYIVMRVGMVAQWVRVAVQSELHRRSALLYAGMTLVAQIGWVGVLIADMSPLATLFAMLACVAVELVGPFLGERTTTGTPWHPHHIAERYSLLTIITLGEGVVGTVAVLGAVVEVEGWSVETAVLGLAGMGVTFAMWWMYFIVPVGDALQAHREKSFGWGYGHILIFMAAAAVGAGLHVAALYIEHETHIGPGAVVATLAVPLGVYCLGLLAMYDYLLPFDPMSMVLALGAVAVLAAGVWLAATGVSVVFAVVVTALAPVMIVVIDEIMGVPRRAEALAAIGMRGTDRS
- a CDS encoding MMPL family transporter, producing the protein MTTTAHAEERADRSRPGRLGWLGNWTATHRRWVFATWTLLVICLGAVAPSVFDSLAGAGWQANGSESVAVRDLAQEHFGGSSSAAVQVVIHADSQQISSPEVQQTIDEITRLAASDNRFGDVVPPQQGMTISQDGHTGIVLVGAAGTADDMVKAVDDHKNDLTALSGNGIDVYPTGASALWSDFNKANHEAMIKAEMVSWPITLAIMVIAFGSLVAAGLPLLLTIAGLVASAGALVVLNMVTPISVWAMNFAMMFALALGIDYALFVVSRFRAALAERTDPVAATAETMDTAGKAVLLSGLTVLVSLSAVLLVPAPAVRTMAVGIMVAVVFVLAATMTLLPAALGALGTRVNAVSLPWAKRQKHRSPTFAAWGNLLHRHPWPFALASLAILIALALPVIGIKVAMPSISVVPEDAPVRQGYEVVQESMGEGAPGALQIVVPQAQADQTSAAASTVPGVAAVTPPQPAADDSGYAMLQAIPDVDPSDPLMNDIVADLRGSLPADALVGGAPAENIDLQQALNDWFPIVVAVILTLGFLLLLIALQAPLIALLGTVVSLLSTAAAFGVARLIFQDGHGSGLLGFQAQGFLDGWGPVFFFAMIFAIAMDYTVFLLATAKEHYERSNDPKVAHIDGLAHSGRIIFAAAAVMVAVFFTFALAQPLPPKEMGIILGVAVLLDATLIRLVLLPVLLRLTGHGAWWSPAWLRRILPAISFGH